Proteins co-encoded in one Cytobacillus sp. NJ13 genomic window:
- a CDS encoding ZIP family metal transporter, which produces MWNAALWGGVSGSAVLLGALAAMFLPIRKKMMGYIMAFGTGVLIGAASYELLGESVHNGGLLPTGIGFVAGASIFTLFDIMISNKGAKNRKRSGHKAAASSGIVLFTGTIMDAIPESIMIGTSLLEGGKVSFLLVTAIFISNFPEGLSSTSGMKKSGYSKKKIILLWSSVFVISGIASTAGYIFLDGASKEVLSGIAGFAGGAIIAMVASTMMPEAFEDSGPMTGFIAAIGLLASLVLDHFS; this is translated from the coding sequence ATGTGGAATGCTGCATTATGGGGAGGGGTCTCTGGATCAGCTGTCCTTTTAGGCGCATTGGCAGCCATGTTTTTGCCCATCCGGAAAAAAATGATGGGATACATTATGGCATTCGGAACAGGTGTCCTGATTGGTGCTGCCTCATATGAGCTTCTTGGGGAGTCAGTCCATAACGGGGGCTTACTGCCGACAGGCATTGGATTTGTGGCCGGAGCTAGTATCTTTACCCTTTTTGATATTATGATTTCAAACAAGGGGGCTAAGAACCGGAAGAGATCCGGCCATAAAGCAGCAGCCAGCAGCGGAATAGTCCTTTTTACCGGGACCATTATGGATGCCATTCCAGAATCAATCATGATCGGGACAAGCCTGCTTGAAGGAGGTAAGGTGAGTTTTCTATTGGTTACAGCCATTTTTATCAGCAACTTTCCAGAAGGCCTTTCCAGTACCTCGGGAATGAAAAAGAGCGGCTATTCAAAAAAGAAAATCATCCTCCTTTGGAGTTCGGTATTTGTCATTTCGGGAATTGCTTCGACGGCTGGATACATATTTTTGGATGGAGCTTCAAAAGAGGTCCTGTCAGGAATTGCTGGATTTGCAGGTGGCGCGATTATTGCCATGGTTGCATCCACGATGATGCCTGAAGCATTTGAGGACAGCGGTCCGATGACCGGATTTATTGCAGCAATCGGCTTGCTGGCTTCATTGGTGCTTGATCATTTTTCTTGA
- a CDS encoding YrhK family protein gives MKIRNIVREQQEDVHIKIGDYEMIIEKRYRVVSFINDLLLGVLYFIGSILFLTDASQAVSISFFLAGSILMIIRAGLNILKDLHINKITGTKKK, from the coding sequence ATGAAGATTAGAAATATTGTAAGGGAGCAGCAGGAAGATGTGCATATTAAGATAGGGGACTACGAAATGATCATTGAAAAGCGATACAGGGTTGTATCATTTATCAATGATCTGCTCCTGGGTGTTTTATATTTTATCGGAAGCATATTATTTTTAACAGATGCCAGCCAGGCAGTTTCGATATCCTTTTTCCTTGCAGGAAGTATTTTGATGATCATCAGGGCAGGCTTAAATATATTGAAGGACCTTCATATTAATAAGATTACAGGAACAAAGAAAAAGTAA
- a CDS encoding DUF2187 family protein, which translates to MAEETEKVSKGKKADVGDTISILSGSEKGKKGRVIVVRDNSVIVELGINPKKDEPIKTVISHKRYKVVK; encoded by the coding sequence ATGGCTGAAGAAACAGAAAAGGTAAGCAAAGGAAAAAAAGCAGATGTCGGCGATACGATCAGCATCTTAAGCGGTTCCGAAAAAGGGAAAAAAGGCAGAGTAATCGTGGTACGGGATAACTCAGTCATTGTAGAGCTTGGTATTAATCCGAAAAAGGATGAGCCCATAAAAACGGTGATCAGCCATAAGCGCTATAAAGTCGTTAAATAA
- a CDS encoding MOSC domain-containing protein yields the protein MLIGHVKEIVRYPVKSFHGESVVKTKVMDYGLYGDRSHAYLDESRPGKYLTITQYPEMVRYKAGFRGEENENIYPPVSITTPVGRQIPWDDEELLKEIEDRSSRKITPVKYSPAHVPEGAIEEENILLVTDASLQKMKEMWGKEKLDFQRFRPNLVISLIKDDPFAEDKWFGKIMKIGSVEIKVKRHCERCMIITVDPESGERDTSLHKKVISERDNHFGVYSSVLKTGEISSGDEVYLFDKVHVN from the coding sequence GTGCTAATTGGACATGTTAAAGAGATTGTCCGCTATCCGGTGAAAAGCTTTCACGGGGAAAGTGTGGTAAAAACAAAGGTTATGGATTATGGACTGTATGGGGATCGCAGCCATGCCTACCTGGATGAATCAAGGCCAGGGAAATATTTAACGATTACTCAGTATCCGGAAATGGTCAGGTATAAAGCAGGGTTTAGGGGAGAGGAAAATGAGAACATATATCCTCCTGTAAGTATTACTACTCCGGTCGGCAGACAGATCCCCTGGGATGATGAAGAATTGTTAAAAGAAATTGAGGACCGTTCTTCCAGAAAAATCACTCCGGTGAAATATAGTCCTGCCCATGTACCTGAAGGAGCAATTGAAGAGGAAAATATTCTATTAGTGACAGACGCGTCCCTGCAAAAAATGAAAGAGATGTGGGGCAAAGAGAAGCTGGACTTCCAGCGGTTTCGCCCGAATTTAGTCATTTCCCTGATAAAGGATGATCCTTTTGCTGAGGATAAATGGTTTGGGAAGATAATGAAAATTGGAAGTGTGGAGATTAAAGTTAAGCGGCATTGCGAACGGTGTATGATTATTACAGTAGATCCAGAGAGCGGGGAGAGGGATACAAGTTTGCATAAAAAGGTTATTAGTGAAAGGGATAATCACTTTGGTGTGTATTCTTCTGTCCTGAAAACGGGTGAGATTTCGTCAGGGGATGAGGTTTACCTTTTTGATAAAGTACATGTAAACTAG
- a CDS encoding YnfA family protein, giving the protein MFQAIILFILAGLAEIGGGYLIWQWIREGRPYYWGVSGGFILALYGVIAAFQAFPSFGRVYAAYGGVFIILSILWGWGIDKKAPDFYDWLGAGICLIGASVILFAPRH; this is encoded by the coding sequence ATGTTTCAGGCTATCATTTTATTTATACTGGCTGGTTTAGCCGAAATTGGCGGAGGCTATTTAATTTGGCAATGGATACGCGAAGGAAGGCCTTATTATTGGGGAGTCAGCGGCGGATTTATCCTTGCATTATACGGTGTTATTGCTGCATTCCAGGCCTTCCCGTCTTTTGGAAGAGTGTATGCAGCTTACGGGGGTGTTTTTATCATTCTATCCATTTTATGGGGATGGGGCATAGATAAGAAAGCACCTGACTTTTATGATTGGCTTGGTGCAGGTATATGTCTAATAGGGGCATCTGTGATCTTGTTTGCACCTCGTCACTAA
- a CDS encoding MFS transporter, which yields MNRKIFLYVKAFSDLGTFMDLIAINVLMYAGTGSSAWLAATMAIRTLGGVLSSLFSGVLADRFDRRKIMIWTDVFRAVIILGLIPFPNPIMILIVCFFIGLTSSFFAVSYSAEIPQIFGEDKVLETNALISRLTSVSLVFGFIGAGVITDFLGYQVTLIIDAATYVISALVLLKMKWQTSESAVNKRISSGFKEKLASIGRDLKEVYSFILLKPMLLLVNIVFLIGAFAGASHNLGIPLLAENIDSSKQSFYYGLIWGVWGIGSVLATMILPKLKNLRQNRLYFACFVSAMLMSAGFITFLSNNSLWTILPFAFLTGIFDACFTTLHATILQKTDNHIRGRIFGVGMLLKSLGFALGFVAAPLLLEVLSLAKMVWVFHGTLISTCIFVLIFAAGMHKKVKRMSQGV from the coding sequence ATGAACCGCAAAATTTTTCTGTATGTAAAAGCTTTTTCCGATTTGGGTACGTTCATGGACCTGATTGCCATTAATGTGCTCATGTATGCGGGCACCGGAAGCTCCGCCTGGCTTGCAGCGACAATGGCCATCAGGACACTTGGCGGCGTTTTATCAAGTCTTTTCTCAGGGGTTCTGGCCGATCGCTTTGACCGCCGAAAAATTATGATTTGGACGGATGTATTCCGGGCTGTCATCATTTTAGGCTTAATCCCTTTTCCAAATCCAATCATGATTCTCATTGTTTGCTTCTTTATCGGATTGACCTCCAGCTTTTTTGCAGTTAGCTACAGCGCTGAAATTCCTCAGATTTTTGGCGAGGATAAAGTACTGGAGACGAATGCGTTAATTTCCCGATTAACATCAGTCAGCCTGGTGTTTGGTTTTATCGGGGCTGGAGTCATAACTGATTTCCTCGGATATCAGGTAACTTTAATCATTGATGCCGCAACCTACGTCATTTCAGCACTCGTTCTATTAAAAATGAAATGGCAAACGTCGGAATCAGCCGTAAATAAAAGGATCAGCAGCGGCTTTAAAGAGAAACTGGCAAGCATCGGCAGAGATTTGAAAGAAGTTTATTCCTTTATTTTGCTGAAACCGATGCTTCTTCTTGTCAATATTGTATTCCTTATTGGGGCATTCGCAGGTGCTTCGCATAATTTGGGGATTCCGCTGCTGGCGGAAAATATCGACAGCAGCAAACAGAGTTTTTACTATGGGTTAATCTGGGGTGTTTGGGGGATTGGATCTGTTTTAGCAACCATGATCCTGCCAAAATTGAAAAACCTTCGGCAAAACCGCCTTTATTTTGCATGCTTTGTATCAGCCATGCTTATGTCTGCAGGATTTATCACCTTCCTGTCCAATAATAGCTTATGGACCATTCTTCCGTTTGCCTTTTTAACTGGGATTTTTGATGCGTGTTTCACTACTCTGCATGCCACAATCCTGCAAAAGACAGACAACCATATCAGAGGGAGAATTTTTGGAGTAGGAATGCTTTTAAAATCATTGGGCTTTGCGCTTGGATTTGTTGCAGCGCCTCTTCTATTGGAAGTATTATCATTAGCTAAAATGGTTTGGGTCTTCCATGGGACATTGATTTCTACATGTATTTTCGTCCTAATTTTTGCTGCAGGGATGCATAAAAAGGTGAAGAGAATGAGTCAGGGTGTATAA
- a CDS encoding NUDIX domain-containing protein produces MNNVFGNQIIGLDYKIRKGAYAVIFNPENEKVLTVQTQSGHYFLPGGGIEKGESEIECLKREVLEETGYEISNYFFIGNAKSYLPQTKKRPMLSDGYFYLADLADKIKEPTEEDHVMKWIEIRRLAEVLVHGHHIWAVREGIRYKKQEGDDE; encoded by the coding sequence ATGAACAATGTATTCGGGAACCAAATAATAGGACTTGATTATAAAATACGCAAGGGTGCTTACGCTGTTATATTCAATCCAGAAAATGAAAAAGTATTAACTGTGCAAACTCAGTCTGGCCATTACTTTCTGCCAGGCGGAGGAATAGAAAAAGGTGAAAGTGAGATCGAATGCCTGAAAAGAGAAGTGCTGGAGGAGACCGGCTATGAGATTTCAAATTACTTCTTTATTGGTAATGCAAAGAGCTATTTGCCTCAGACCAAGAAAAGGCCAATGCTAAGTGACGGTTATTTTTATCTGGCTGATCTGGCGGATAAAATAAAAGAGCCGACTGAAGAAGATCATGTAATGAAATGGATTGAAATTCGAAGATTAGCAGAAGTACTTGTTCACGGGCACCACATTTGGGCGGTTCGGGAAGGAATAAGATATAAAAAGCAGGAGGGGGATGATGAATGA
- a CDS encoding GNAT family N-acetyltransferase, translating into MDQLDPAELSDVWCWPLDCGRKNIRQVFGAVRNYPQDTGGVTEMEIGYLFARREWGKGYATEAALAFKEYGFKSLKYKKLVSIINEKNLASIRVAEKAGMKKEKTILRAGNDVCIFHIKRLEF; encoded by the coding sequence TTGGATCAGCTGGACCCTGCAGAATTATCGGACGTATGGTGTTGGCCTTTGGATTGCGGAAGAAAAAACATCCGGCAGGTTTTTGGGGCAGTGCGGAATTACCCCCAGGATACAGGAGGCGTCACAGAAATGGAGATTGGCTATTTGTTTGCCAGGCGTGAATGGGGAAAAGGCTATGCGACGGAAGCGGCATTAGCCTTTAAAGAATATGGGTTTAAAAGCTTAAAATATAAAAAGCTGGTTTCCATTATAAATGAGAAAAATCTTGCTTCTATCCGTGTTGCCGAAAAAGCTGGCATGAAAAAGGAAAAAACAATCCTCAGAGCGGGAAATGATGTATGTATATTCCATATCAAACGTTTAGAATTCTAG
- a CDS encoding J domain-containing protein, with amino-acid sequence MNITDAVAQLHKAGIRANGADVERWIEEGKIKAERSPRRQISYTIKTKDLTDFIIKKQEELYQQKLEGILLQVKDLKGQMEILNTRVQIEESKVKSLKKMIQAQKMIADEEIKPAKLLGLKPDEDLQLIRKEFKKLLKALHPDRGGDERLFKVFTEHYKNIF; translated from the coding sequence ATGAACATTACTGATGCTGTGGCACAATTACATAAAGCTGGAATAAGGGCGAATGGCGCAGACGTTGAGCGCTGGATAGAAGAAGGAAAAATTAAAGCGGAACGAAGTCCGAGGAGGCAAATCAGCTACACAATAAAGACGAAGGATCTCACTGATTTCATCATCAAAAAACAAGAAGAGCTTTATCAGCAAAAACTGGAGGGGATCCTCCTGCAAGTTAAAGATCTTAAAGGACAAATGGAGATCCTGAATACCCGTGTCCAAATAGAAGAATCCAAAGTTAAATCATTGAAGAAAATGATACAAGCACAAAAGATGATCGCTGATGAAGAAATCAAGCCTGCAAAGCTCCTGGGCCTGAAGCCTGATGAGGATTTGCAATTGATCCGCAAAGAATTCAAGAAACTTCTAAAAGCCCTCCATCCTGACCGCGGTGGTGATGAAAGGCTTTTTAAGGTGTTTACTGAACATTATAAAAACATCTTCTAG
- a CDS encoding DUF2164 domain-containing protein, which translates to MFLKMTKEQQQKMIEDIQIFFSEERDEEISEFGAERVLDFVKVSLAPHFYNAAISDVKHVVEQQYASMEDEILTLERPIK; encoded by the coding sequence ATGTTTTTAAAAATGACAAAAGAGCAGCAGCAAAAGATGATCGAGGATATCCAGATTTTTTTCTCTGAAGAAAGAGATGAGGAAATATCTGAATTCGGTGCAGAAAGGGTGCTGGATTTTGTTAAAGTGTCATTGGCCCCGCATTTCTACAATGCTGCGATTTCAGATGTAAAGCATGTAGTGGAGCAGCAATATGCTTCAATGGAGGATGAAATCCTGACTCTCGAGCGTCCTATAAAGTAA